The window GGAGTGGgcgtaaataaataaataaataaataaataaacgtcCTATACACGCACCCACGTATGCATGTATAGAGCGACACGGTTGTAGTTGTCCGGACTGTGTTCATTGTGTCCATCCTTGAAAACTGACTGGAGATCAGCCAGTTGCCTCCTCGGTCTAACCTTGAAAATATCACTGTAGAGAGAAACCAGATTAAAGCGGCAAGGTCACCTGCTGTGGATTTTAGTATTAGTGAGTgataaaaaaaaccaaaaaaaaaaaacaaaaacatgtgggctgattaataatttaataactgcaacaaaataaaaagagataCAGAAGTAATGAGCAGAAGTCCCACGTGTGTTGCATACTCACCATACAATGATAGCACCCTGTAATACACCGAGTAGATATGAAAAATTAATCTCCACATTTATTAATACTGTGCTTCGGGCGGCCTCAGAGATAAACCTTGCATTATGATAATCGTGTGGGATTGCAGTGCAACGCTGATTGCTGCACTGAGCCGAAGGGAAATTCCCAAAAGCTCCAGGTGAGAAAAGGAAAgttgtttttcagcattaatgATGAAAATTCAGGGCTGGATTTAAAGGGCTGCACATCCCAAGATCAGTTTCCTTGTCATGAAGAGAAAAACCTGCTCTTTTTTTGGTCAAGTCTGAggaaataaccctgatgatgtcatcctgGTATATctcaaagacaacacagaaaacCTGAGTTGCAAACTGGAGGTTTGGTCTgattaaaacactgtttttggaCCCAAACGTATTAAAAGTCTGAATATCTTGGCCTTTGGTACAAAGCTCATTACAGGAAATGTTCCTTAATTTTTCGTGGGTTCTGACTTGAATATTCTTGACTGGATGACCCCTCTCATCCCACCCTCCCCCATCATGTCTAAAGCCACATGACAACTCTCTGATCCTCTCTGTGGTCCCTCTCCTCACAGCAAGTCCTCCTGACAGACCTGAAGTGACAGAGCTGACCTGGATCTATCCACTGAGGCAGGCTTCTCCGAGCAGACGGACTCACAGATCCATCAGCAGACAGATAACGGTGTCAGCAGCCCATCCACAGCCTAACGGCCCCGTCCAACACTGCATCCACACCGTcctcccccatcctcctcctcctcctcctcgtcgcATCTGACATGGCAGACCCCAGCCTCACGTCACCCTCCGGGACGCCGCTGCGCTCCCCCAACACCTCGCTCACCCTGTCCTTCCCTTTCCTGAGGGAGGGGAGCCGGGTatgggaggaagggaaggagcaGCCGCTGCCCAGGGACTTACCCAGTCCGCTGCCAACCAAACGCACCCGCACATACTCAGCGTGAGCATGACTGTCTTATTATTTATAAGCATGTGCTGCAAAGAAGAGATTTGCTTAAAAACTTGTTGTCTGTACTACTATGTTCCCTACCTCCCTACAGTCTTTAAACACTCTTAAAAGAGTGCTTTTTTAGAGAGAGTGGtacacatttatctgacagctgtagtcaCTTGTGCTGCTAAGGGAGTGTTGCATAAAGGATCTGAACATTCCCACCACTGCAATTAGTCATTAACCAAACTGACGttataattgattaattgtttctAATCATGGACGTATGGTGgcaggtctgaaggtctgaagaAAGGTTGAATACTGTAGTATctcatcctctctgtcctcatctgtttctctgccttGTCAAAAGTGCCTGAACCCTGAATTGTATCacgtaaaaaagaaaaaacatgatcTTCTAAACGGCTCCTTCATGTCATACTGAACCAATTTGTCAGTCGGCTGTACTGAGATGAGTCGTTTTATGGGAGAACTTCcttggttttctgtttttgcctgCAGTACGGTGCGTGCTCACTCAGGTCCAGCGTTCAAGGGAGTGTGTAAGAACTTCTCCAGGTCACAAGGTCACGGCTTCATCCGACCCTCCCACGGCGGCGAAGACATCTTTGTTCACATCTCAGAGTGAGTGCCAataacactgaacacactcccCAAAGACAAAATCATCCAGATGTCACAGCCATCATCTCCGAGAATCAGAGAAACACATCATGCCTTATCTGAATTACAAATAGCAACACAAACTGGCTGCAGATCTGCAGCGTCAACTCAGGATTGTAAGAACTCAGCAAACaatattatttatgtgtttttttttaaagggaaagcTATTTTTCCCAACTCTCCAAGGACTCTGTGTCACCTGCAATAAGTGGAAGTACAGAGAAGTTGCTGTACTCTCTGTTCTGGTTTTATTCAAAGTTTTTATTCAGGACAAGCAGAATATcaagtgtttctgcagcctcAGCAAAAGCAAATTTGTGACATTCCACCAAACAGATTATGGAGGATGATCCAGTTATCTTATCGCTAAGCATCTAAGCGTCGTGGGTCTGAAAGTCCAACGATTATCTTGTCTCAAATTTCCTCATTATCAGAGCTCCAGCAGATTTCTATTTGCTTCgacaatctgtgtgtgtgtgtgtgtgtgtgtgtgtgtgtgtgtgtgtgtgtgtgtaaccacaCTCTGTGAAGTGCCTTTTAAAAGAATAAttagacattttgacatgtattttttttttttttttttttttttttgccaaaagtGAAAccattgtggttttatggggaCTGACTTGATATGTCTTtggcaaacaggaagtggagggtTGAAAGTCAGGAATTCATTGTGCATGCCAGAAAGTGTCAAACAAACTCAAGGTCGAAAGATGCAGAGGTGATAGAGAGATGTTTTATCTTCGGACAGATAACATAGAGATAAAAGATAAGAGAATGTTGAAGGCTTAGTGCCTGTGCATTAACACATTATTACACtgtgaaagttaaaaaaacaaaaagaaaaatccaaacaCACGTCCTGTTGTGGACTCGCGTGCCCGTGGACTATCATCCCATGTGTGATGGCTCTTCCCGCCTTATGATTCATCTTTAACCTTTCATGTAGAAGAAGCGTGACGCAGCACTCACCCTTGTCCTGatttgtctctgtttcagcATCGAGGGGGAGTACGTCCCGGTCGAGGGCGACGAGGTCACGTACAAAGTGTGCCGGGTCCCGCCCAAGAACCTGAAGGTGCAGGCGGTGGACGTGAAGATCACACATCTCAACCCAGGGACGAAGCACGAGACCTGGTCCGGGCAGATCATCAGCTCGTAGGCCTGAGCTGTGGGGTCTGGTGGGTGGTGTTGCTGGGTGCTGGGCAGGgctgggtgggtggggggtcgCAGGACCTGTCGTGGGTACATTCTGtgctctttttaaaaactggTTTTACCTACACAGCAAAGTGTTAACGAGGGTCAACAGTTCAGCTGCAGGTGGTGCTGACAGACTGTCCACTCACAGCAGATGCAGTGTactctgttctgtctgctgatGAATTTGCTCTGTATGTGAAACTGACCATTTATTCATTGTTAGaagaagactttttttttttttttaaaaacaaatgtatttataGTTTTGTCATGACAGCAGTAATAAAAAATCAGATTTGAGATGGAGGGGTAACGtgaccaggggcctcattttTCACGTCGATCGGCTGCGTCCAACATAAAACATCAGGAAAACTGAAACTGTGGTGCAGATCTGCAAACTGAGCCACGACAGCCGAGGGTATGTGCACGGAAGAGAGTGACTGAGGACAAAAGGCTGGATTCAGTTTTACTTCCCTTCTTTGCAGCTGTTATGCACTTGTTTACCACCCTGCAGTTTCCAGGATCACATGTTGAGTGCAAGTGTGGGTCAGATGACTTGCTGTCATGTTAGATCTGTTTTTAAGTGCAGATGTtggaaagatgagaaaaaaacaagttcagCAACAGAGTCACAGGAGGTAAAAGCAAGTAGTTTGGGGAAAGGCAGTTGAAAGGGCAGGTTGACAGTCCTCAGCAGAGCAAAGCTGAAGTCAAATGAAATCTACTCAATAATAGAAAGCTCTAAAAATACGCAGCACATGGTTCTGTGTTTGACGGGACGTCTTATGATCCTTTTTGAGTTTCAGGTCACCAGTTtagaaacaagagaaagaagTGGAAgttttgatttgaaatgaaGAAGGGAACTGAAGGTGAGAGCAAGTTAGGAATCAGGACTGAAGAAGGCAGATCACATTAAACCAAGTACAtctcaaaaacataaaaaaaaaaataaaaaaatactgtgaatGGAAAGCAATTTTCCTGAAAAGTGCATATCCTTGGTTGTATTGTCTTGTTTGTGGTTATTTATGTGACTTATTTATTTGATGATTTCTtttcagatttgtgtgtgtcctcagatcAAGCTCTATATTTTGGGTAAAAGTCAAAAGTTGCACTCGACTAAGAAAACTGCCACAGCGCCCGATGTCAGTGTCAGGTTCctctctttttgttgttctgctcAAAGGCTCCTGTTTTGAGAGCGTCTGGAGCCACGACTTACTGATAAACGAAACTATTTCTTAATCTCTTTTTCTATTATTAGAGaaacatgtgtctgtgtgtgatgtaacGAGCGTAGTCTGCGTGACGGTGAACTACATGACTTCATAGTTTGTGCCAATAGAGATGATTGTCACAGAAGTGTTATATGTAGTTATTCAGGTTTTCTCAGTCATGTGCTGTTGTGTATGTCATTTTCTATTCTCTCTGTTCCATATAGCTCTATGCATcgtgtctctctgtcagtgtcgCTGCCTGAATCTGTTCACTGttaaattttgtttgtttctgtcgcATCAAAGGACACTTTCTTTTGTTGATGAGTCACTGCGGTGGTGATCCACACCATTACTTCTAATGAGCCTTGAAAGTACATTAAAGCATTTTATGATTCACAGGTCTGGTGGAGGCTGTGTTTCTTTGCATGTACGTGAGattgagggaggaagaggaagagtgcTGTCAACATGAGAGACACGTCCATAATGTCCTCTTCACTATGGACGTGTCCTGTCAAAGCCTGATCATCAGACTGAACTGTCATACAGGGCAGGTGCAGTGAAAGGTGAAAAGGCTtccctttaaagctgctgtttgtgtctgttaaCAGCTGGATATTGAGAAGAGCTCCCACTGCCATAAGTGTCAGTGTATCTTCTGTCCTCTACAGACACGGTGGACACAAAAAAGCTCAAAAAGAAACCAGTTTAATAAGATTAGCAGTGTTGGGTGTCTTCATTGCTAAATAATTGCTAAATATAAACTTAAGTGCTAATTATCTGCTTACCTATTCATTGGTAGAAGAGTCTACTGTGGACAGAGTGGACTCAGAGGCTCACTTGTCTGAATAAGATGAGACGAGACATTGATGATTGGAAAGGAGAGCACATGATGCATTTGGTGTTTATGCAGCCAGAAGTTGAATGGTTTTGTATTTCTGCAGCACGAGTGTTTGGCGACTCCAAGTGGTGAAATTAAAAAGACACTGTGGCAGACTGACAGTCCATGCTGGCGAGCCTGTGGAGAGTCTGCAGCCCTGTTACTGAGAGCGTGCTGCGTTTGTGGGTCTGTGAGCGAGTTAGATGTAAAAGAGGTAAAGAACGACACTGTAGAGCTGAGGTCAGTGAAATCATATCAAACCTGTTTTATTACAatgaacagacacaaaatacatttttatccaTAAATGACACGATCGATCTTGCATTTAGCATCAGCGACACATTAAAAGCTTTCCTGTGCATAAACGCCTCGTCTACATGATCGCTGTAGTCTTTGAGGGTGGAAGAATGCTTACAGGCAGACCcagacctgcagctgctgcatctgATTCATCATAAGCCTCATATTTGCAATAATGAACCATTGAAGGATCATTATCATATATCATTATCAATACATACGATTGCCCAGTACACAGCGTaaaaatattttacataaaaagcTGTCATACTGACTGACAGAGGTCTGTGGAGTGACCTGGTCACAGTAGCTTAATTCACTGGTTAAGATGAATTCATTGAGTCAgtaatgttcagttttaaatAGAAATCTGCTAAATCTTCACAAAGAACCGAGAGTACCATAACAAGCTACCCGAGCaatcttctttcatttccagcagctTTGTGGGGTTAAAACAGACCTTTGATACTCATACAGTACACCAGCAGTGAATCACACCCAGTTCAGAAAGCTGTAGAGACGTTAAAATACCTGGAATGATTCATAGATCCTCaactgtggaggaggaaagacTCTTTAATGCTCATATCTCATTTCCTAAAAGGTCGCCTCACCTGTTTTAATGtggctctctctcactcctaTCACCTCCTCCAGTAGTGTTCAATAAGACCATACCAACGACTGGTATTACATCACGCCAACATTAGTGCAAAACATCGCTCTATACTCTCTGTTGGAGTAACAGCTTTCAACACTGCAGAACGTTCAAGAATCTCTCTAAGCTTTTTTTTGGTTAATTCTATGTTACATGCTACACATTGCAGTGATGTGACACTGCAGTACTTCCTCAGTGagtgtccctttttttttaaaaaaagcagcaggaTTTACTGTCCAAATTCAGTCACATCACCCCGCTGCTGTCCGTTTGTATTTCAAGTAAGTACACATATTAATAACATGGAGAAAATCATCAGTAGTGGTACCTTTGAGCAGTTGAATAACTGTCTGGGTTtgagctgcttcctgttgtACCAGCACAGACCCACAGGTGGCATTCAGAGGGGTTTGTGGGGAAAGCGGTCGAGGGCGGGGGGTGAGGGGGgcggtgcagcagcagctcaggacaTCAGACTTCGTGCGGTTGAGCATCAAAGAAAAGCTCGTGGCAGAGCCTGGCCGTGTCCTTCGGAGAGTAGACCGTGAAACCGATGGTCCGTGGGTCGTTAAAGATTTCATAGTCGTTTCCTCCCTAAAGAGAGAATCATCAGAAAGTCCAAATAAGTCATTTTATCCAGCCTTGCTGGACTTGACACTGGTCAAAGTTTGCTGAATTTGCAAGACCCCTTAGTAGAAACTGAGGGAAATCTTAATGCTTCAGCACATAATGATATCGTAAAGGTTAGCGCGCGACAAGGCTTCTCTCCTGTAAACATTTGCCAAGATGAACTTACAACGGAGGTCTCGTTGCCAAAGAAGTAAATGGTGTCCAGACCCTCCCTCTCCAGCACCTCGAGACACAGTCTCTTGTCCCAGCCTTCTGGGAAAATGTCAAAGCTGATGAGACCACCTAAAACAAGATGGTGACAGCTGTTATCAGCATGTATAATCATGTACACTCATATGCACctttaaagaagaaaacactctCTGAAGAGGAACATGAAACATTCTGAGATCAGTTAACACATATAAGCAtctttttcagtattttattcACCAGTACAGTCAATCCACTGGTAAACACTTTGCTTCCACCTGTATTTACACTCAGCCCCTCGAGCTCTGCAGAGCACATGTTATTTGCACTCTGAGCAGCGGTTGTGACTGATGGGGACTGTTGGTTCTTTATCCAGCAGGGGGTCTGACTCATTCAACTTGCTGGCAGGGAGACACACGGCTTTTGGGAAAAGGATGGCGCACAAGAACGGACCATTctgcagaatgtttttttttttttttttacacagtccAGCTCTGCTTCTCATCACAGCTTAGACTAGTTTCTCCTCTTACAAGTCACAGAAATAGCTCTGTTGTTGTGGTCAGACGACCGTGGTGACCTTTGACTTGTGTAATCCAGCTGAAAAGTCTCCTCCAAAATGCTCTGCAGCATTTCCCTGTTAGTCTACTCTCTCGCCCTTCCCCCCTTCAATTCTTCTCACTGCCTTATCTCAGCTGATGGGCTTTAGAGAGCCAATACAAAGGGAACAGCTGACCGGCGCCCAGCCAATCAGGGGGCCGTTCCTCTCGCACACCCTCCACACGCCTCCATCCCAAACACCTTCAACCACACTATAAACACCACAGTGTTTCAACCACATATATTGCAGCCCATCCCCCAGTCGGCTTTGTCCACTCCTGAGCAATGATTGTAGGGCTGCTACGCCCCtgacaaatactgtaaattacACAACCTACCTCAATATAAAAGGGTTACAAGTACTTGGGGAAATCTAGTTCCACTGTGTGGAAAGCGAGTAATTGAAGGAAATGAACGTCAACACTGATACAGATACAAGTCTcagggttttcttctctgtacCTGCATCTCATCCTCTGTGATTGTTATCATTTAATGAGGAATAATCAATTCAGGATAATAGCTTTCACCTCAGATCATCAGTCCctgtaatgaaaacactgagtgTTCCTCACAGATGGATAGAGTAGCAGGTTTATGTAACAGCTACTGCAGAGATCGGAGGTATCGTCTCACAAGGGCAGTTGAGCAGAagcagataaacacagaggaaggcAAACAAATGGCTCTCAAGCTCTGTATATCCTCCGGACACATCGGCTGTCTCTTCGGTGTCAGAGTCAACAGTGTAGACAGTGAAACGTCTGCAAATGGCCCAGATGTCACTGCAGCTTTCCGCCTcagcaacctgtgtgtgtgcagtgcacaCAAAAGAGTTCCTAAGCAACATTAAAAGCCAGGGCTTTGACGACGAAACTTTGTGTCATATGACCTCCGTTGGCAGACATGAAATCTTTTGTCTTGAAATCTTTTCTGCTACGTGCCAGAGATTGATAACAGGAAGAATagggaggaaaaacaagcttgtctgtctcttctgttgAACTGTGAGCAGCTTTCACGCGTCACCAGCACAGGCTGACACCTCGCAGGGCACGTAAGCAAACATCAGGCTCCTGATTCACCTCACTGCTGCCGTGCTGCCAGAGTGGGAACAGTGTGTTCAAGGGTGTGTAATAGCTAACTGAGGGCTCCAATGTCTGGCACAAGGTCCTCCACACATCACAGatgggaggcagagggaggacagagatgaGAGACAAATAGACAATCAGACAGATTTGCTGTAAAACTGGTTTGTCACTACACTTCTGTAAACATGCTTTTCCACCTGAGAGACACACTCTAGGGATCAAAACAGAAATGCCGTTAGGAAGACGATGCTTGAGTTAATGATGTCCAAACACATGAGGATAAGCTGATTTGAACATAATTTCCAAGGCTACTATGCAGTGGTTGAGCCGGTCTCTTCCTGCAGGAGCCTGCAGTCAGGGAGGGTCGTTCAGGTAAAGTGGTGGCACCTGTGCAGGCCTCCACCGACGACCAGCCtggtctcactgtgtctctcatTCCACTCACTACTGATGCAGTTCAATTCATTGTGACAttctcttttatttgttttgcacatttttgggGAAATGGGGCCGTACAGTATGTTTTGATGCAGatgtgatttctctctctcatcagaCACATAAATCAAGTGTTGGCTCACTTTGCTGAAGAGAAGCTAAAGCACTGTTTGGACCTTATTACATAGTGGTTACTTactaaattaaaaacagcagtggcTGAAGTTGTTTTGGCTTCAGTGACACATTTAGCATTTGTCAGCCATCACTCAGGAACACTGCTGGTCTGCCTGAGGCCCTGCCACATGTGAGAGTTTGTAAATGGGATTTCAGCTTTCCACTCTCTCACCTTTAGTAAAGCGTAGTCCCTTTCCAGCAAACTCCTGTTTCAGGGCAGCAACAAATTTCTCCCtgatcttctctctctgtggagaAAGTGACACAGCAGTCAGACTTTGCCAGCTCTGATactacacacgcacacacaagacGAAGAAGTCAGAGGCATGCATGAGTGTAGCAGAGGATCTAAGTGCAACAGCGAGCAGCTGAAGGGTTaaacctctcctcctctgctgctatCTGCCTCCTCTGCCCGGCTCTGTGAACCATCAATGGTCAGCCTGTTAAGCTGTCCTGAAAGCTCAATCTTGTTTGACCTCTCTTTGTCTGCTTAATTGTGCACATTTcatgaaacagagagacagagactgagaggTGGTCCATGACTCTCAGAGCATGATGTgtaaagtttgtttgtttagcttcgctgctgcacattttctgaatgttCCGGTCGGTTTCAACTTCATTGCAATTTAGGCAAAGGGGCCAACGgcgtcatccagactgacttGTTACAtgtacagcagcacaaaaagtTTGAACTTTACAAGCAGCCAAAGACACTGTTTTACCTTTCCACACAGTCTAATCTTATCACATGTGCTATAACGCAGAACTACAGCACAAACAAGAGCAGTGGCCGTAGCAGAAGAATGATGTGCAAACCCACAAACCACATGATCACAGGGGTTGACTGCTCGAACGCAGGAATGTGTCTACTTCGTCCAACACTGTACATTTTGCTGTCTTCTGCCTTTACAGCACAGCGATAATTTGGTCTCTTTTCATGTACTGAATATTTCACCTTGTCGATTTCAGAGAACTCAATTCGCTCCTCCAGCGTGCAGCTCCGACCAATCGGGGAAATGTTGAGCATTCCATTCCTGAACTCAATGAACGTTCCCCTGCAGGCAATAAAGGACGGATGGTTAAAGGACATGTTGCTTAACTGAGGTAGAAACCTGCGTCTGGTTTGACATAATACAACCGCGTCTTAGCTTTATTCCTACATGGAGATCACAAGAGGGAGACTTTTTCCTGCTTCAACAGGTCAGAGCTGATGAATAAAGGGAATTGGCATTCCTGTG of the Chaetodon auriga isolate fChaAug3 chromosome 16, fChaAug3.hap1, whole genome shotgun sequence genome contains:
- the pmm1 gene encoding phosphomannomutase 1 produces the protein MEKSNGFSSDRNILCLFDVDGTLTPPREKIDPQLDEFFQALRRKVKIGIVGGSDYSKIAEQLGEGDDVIHKFDYVFAENGTVQYKDGKLLTKHAIQNQIGEELLQDLINFCLSYMGLIKLPKKRGTFIEFRNGMLNISPIGRSCTLEERIEFSEIDKREKIREKFVAALKQEFAGKGLRFTKGGLISFDIFPEGWDKRLCLEVLEREGLDTIYFFGNETSVGGNDYEIFNDPRTIGFTVYSPKDTARLCHELFFDAQPHEV
- the csdc2b gene encoding cold shock domain-containing protein C2, giving the protein MADPSLTSPSGTPLRSPNTSLTLSFPFLREGSRVWEEGKEQPLPRDLPSPLPTKRTRTYSATVRAHSGPAFKGVCKNFSRSQGHGFIRPSHGGEDIFVHISDIEGEYVPVEGDEVTYKVCRVPPKNLKVQAVDVKITHLNPGTKHETWSGQIISS